Genomic window (Lutra lutra chromosome 6, mLutLut1.2, whole genome shotgun sequence):
GAATCCTAGGAATGTTCTGTGAGGGTCCCACCATAATCCTGTTTCTACCCTGACCAGCTTCTGAATCCAAAATGTAGCCCAGAGTCTGCTCATTTTCACAGTGAAAGGAACctcagttaaaaatttttaaggggaccaggggtgtctaggtggctcagttggttatgcacctgagtcttggtttcagctcacgtcacGGCCTCAGGGCTGCGAGATGGAgcctccaggctcagcacagcgtctgctcgtccctctcccctccccttgcgCGCGCGCTTTCAGCATGCTCTCGCGAATGATAAACAAAaccttgaaatgaaaaattctccCTTGCTttgcccccctgcccctgcttgtactGCTCtcaaaatgtatacatacatatttttaaagaaatttaaagggACAAATGTCAAATAATACACAGTTGTTTAGATACTAGAGAGAGAAACTGCATCGTAACCGAGTGGCTTTCCTAGGTTTTGTTAAAAGCATGTgcattatcggggcgcctgggtggctcattgggtcgagcctctgcctgcaggtcaggtcatgatctccgggtcctggaatggagccccgcatctggctctctgctcagcggggagcctgcttcccctgctccctgcctgcctcagcctacttgtggtctctgcctgtcaaatttaaaaaaaaaaaaaaaagtcttaaacaaAAAGGGATATGCATTACTAAAAACTACCTTCGCAGTGTTTAGGACCTAGGTCTGCTCTTATGATGTTCTTCCCCTGGgtatttatttaattcagtgaCTGCTTTTTAGGCATTTAGCTGCACTTTCTTCAGTGATTTAGGTTTCGGATGTTTGTCTTTAAGGGGAATGATATTAATTCAAGAACAGAGATGAAAAAGGGAGACATCTGCCGAGCACTTCCTATGTGCCTCCAGTTCCCCCTTCATCCTCACAACTAACCTCTAATTTTTTCACACTGTAGATGCAATTACATCAGAGCTCTTCATGTAACTCTAGAATCGAGGATTATTCCCAACCCCAAAGcccatttttcttctcagaaaacCAGTGTCTGTGTTAACGTATCATGTTGGCTTTACAAGCAAAAGGTTCCTGTTGGATAAATGGGCAAAAATACCTGTTCCTTTCTTGCTGCCACTGGCGCAAACTGCCTGTATTACAAGCAACATCTTACTCACTCATCTGTGTCCGGTGCCTTCTTTAAAATACGGACCCCACAGGGTAAAGAGCATAACCTGTCGTTTTTCAGTAATTACTGACAGGATCAGCAGACCATCTGTGTGAAGAATTCCTACTATAAGCGACTACCTTTATCGTAGTTACTTTTCAGGGACTGTACCCTGAAAACACCACCTGAGAAGAACACAAAGAAGAGTTGTAGGAGTTCCAGTTTACCTGTTCTGGCTCAAGGGCTATTTTAGTTTTAAACTTCTGGAAAATTTTATCTTCCTTGGATTCATGTTTTGCCATGGAATCCAATTCCTCCTCAAGTGCTTCACCTGAAAAATATCGGCACAACTGTTAGGGCAACAGGATTAGTGCCCATGACCTGATATTTCCCACATGCTGCGGGTAGGAAATTTCAAACAACCAACTTCATGTTAAACGAGATCACAAAAGCCCCATGTTCCCCACAGGCTCTTCCTACTTTAATGCCTTTTGTTTTCACTACTGCCCTTAAGCTGCCTGGCCCATCCCCGTATCTTCAGGTCTCACTCCTGTCTTTTCCCAGCTGGTATACTCACTCCGCCATCACTCACTCTGTGGACCTACCAGCTTGTTCTCTCTGCCCACTCCTCTCCTGGAATCCCAGCTCTCTGAACCACAGTTGTCCTCAACAGGATTTAGTCTGTGTTACATGTACCAAAGTATACTTTTGCTATCACCTGAATGGGAACTATAAACCAATAAGGTGATATTCAAAAGACTGATTTAGACTCTAAACCCAATTTTGTGGTAGTTAAGAGCTCAAATTCTGGAGTCAACAACATGTGAGCTCAAACTGCAGTTCCGAATCTTTCACAACTTTGGTTACGTGACCATGTTACCCAGAAAACCTCAAACTTCTCACTGCAAAATGAGGTCCAGCTTCTAACTCACTatactgctttcaggatttttaatGAGCTCGTGCACAAAAAGCCCTTGATGCAGAGTAAGACCTGGATAAATGCTGGCTACTAACCCTTCTCTTAGGTATCTGGTCGACCCAGATACCACATTTAGCATACCATCATCATCTCTAGGTAACCTGGAAAATGGGGTAGGTGAGAGAAACATTTAAAGGGCACCTACTCGCCAAACACTACGCCATGTGTCTTCCGTATTTGACCTTGATCTGAGAAACAGATCTGGGATCCAGAGGAGCTTACCAAGTTTGCAGCATCTTGTGGAGGAGCCCTACCCAAATGACCACCTGCAAACTTACCCTGACATGTCTTCATCAGAACCAGAATCTACCTGATACATATGCCAAGGAGGAGAGGGATAGGAAGGATGCTGTCCAACGACAGTGTCTGAGAATCATAGGCTACGGGACTCCAAAGTGAGTTCACTTCCTGTCAGTACCTGCCTCTCTTTCTGACGTACTGAGCCTTTTCTTTCCAGCCTTTTCCTTAATCACTTAGTGAATCAAGTTCTAAAACTGGTTCCTTACCCATGCTCCCCAtgatttctgattcattttctttttcaactactTCAGGTGTAATCTCATCTTCTGTTTCTATTACAATTTCAAATTCTGGAAAAAGGAAGTTGTGGTCTGGAATTGTTGTGTCCAAATAATCTGAAACAAGAGAAGGTAACTAGCATCACTACTAATCATGCAGTTTTAAAGAGGATCCAGTCGTCTCCCATTTCTAACGTATGTTGGATGCAGCAGCAGTTTTCCCTAATAACACACACAGTCCCTGCAATTTAGGTCATAAATTAAACGCCTGTATTAAAGCAAGTTTGGGGCATCACTGAGCAGGCAAGACCTCAGGGCTCCTCTCTCAGAGGTGTTCACGGTATCAGTTACTACGACTCTGAAAAGCTAATGCCTTCTCTCATCTTAACTTTTAAtctcaaaaccaaaaacctggGCTGACAGATGCTACCAAACTGAGCTACGACTTCAAATGAGTCGCTCACCGGACTGTGTACAAGCCTGCTTATGCCCGGATCTCCAGTCCAGAGTCTGGTGCTCCCTGCTGCAGTAATGTGCCTTGTGGCATCTGGAGCACGTTTTGGGGCCTGAACAGCCGCAAACCCTGCAGAGATGAGCACCAGACTGGAGCTGGAGGCGCACGCACTCGCGCGTCTCTGCAGGAGGGTCCTCGGAAGGCGGCTCGTAGGAGTAAAAGTCGTTTTTCCTGGGTAGCTGATTCCTGAAaactgagagagaatgaggagaaatGTTGTATCACAAATAAGACAATCCCGCAATCCGCGTGTCGGAGCCTCCGGCCCCAGGGGACTGAAAAGACCCGAATTCCTTAAACAGACAAACAGGAGCTTTTTGACTTCAGGGATCGGATCTTCCGTCGGGACACGACGCCAGTTCGGCGCCACAGCAGTCGGAGCCGGTCTCTGTCGGACTCCGGGTTCCGCCACGCGGACGGCAGAAGTGCGGGGTGCCGCGCGGGCCCAGCTTTCCGGACGACGGTCGGTGCTGTCGGGGGGAGCGCGCCGACGGCCTTCGCCCGCACCGACGAGCCCAGGGGCGGGGCGCGGGAGGcgccggggggtggggtgggggctgaccCCCGCactcccgcccccgcccgccgcgcGGGACCCCCGCACTCCCGCCCGCCGCGCGGGACCCCCGCactcccgcccccgcccgccgcgcGGGACCCCCACACTCCCCGCCGCCGCGGGGGacccgcccccgcccggccgcCGCGGCCACTCACCGCGCAGGCCCGCGCAGCACGGCGGCGCCCGgcagcagaagaggaagaggccgCGGTGGAAGGCGTCGGCGCGGCCGGGCAGCGGCGCGTACAGCTGCAGCAGGAAGACCAGCGGGCGGCCGCACAGCGCGCAGGCCAGCTCCTCGGGCCCCGGCAGCCCGGCCGCCCCCAGCCACGCCGGCCGCCCGCCCACCTTGCTTGGGAACTGCTCGCTGCGCAGCCGCCACGCCGGCGCCGCCTCCACGAAGCCCAGTTCAGCCGCACGGGCGGCCGCCATACGGCGAGCGGGGCCGGCGCGCGCGGGGACGGCCTTCGCGGCCGGAAGGCGGAAGTCAGCGCAGAACCGGGTATCCGGAGCGGGCGGGGCGAGCTGCCCGGGAGAGGGGGCGGGACTAAGGAACTGACTTCCTGTCCCGTGACCTGGGGCGGGGCGAGGAGTTGAAAGACCCGGGGAGAGGCGTGTGCGAGTTCACCGAGTAGTTCCGCGGTGTCTTTAGCGTCGTTTTTGCCTCTTCCCTGCCTTTTGGACGTGGGGCCCTTTGCCACGTGGAACacggagagttttttttttaagtaaaaattgacCAGAAAATTCCAGTTCG
Coding sequences:
- the PDCD2 gene encoding programmed cell death protein 2, with product MAAARAAELGFVEAAPAWRLRSEQFPSKVGGRPAWLGAAGLPGPEELACALCGRPLVFLLQLYAPLPGRADAFHRGLFLFCCRAPPCCAGLRVFRNQLPRKNDFYSYEPPSEDPPAETRECVRLQLQSGAHLCRVCGCSGPKTCSRCHKAHYCSREHQTLDWRSGHKQACTQSDYLDTTIPDHNFLFPEFEIVIETEDEITPEVVEKENESEIMGSMGEALEEELDSMAKHESKEDKIFQKFKTKIALEPEQVLRYGRGTAPIWISGENIPQEKDIPNCPCGAKRIFEFQVMPQLLNHLKADRLGRSVDWGVLAVFTCAENCSLGTGYTEEFVWKQDITNTP